The following coding sequences lie in one Myxococcus xanthus genomic window:
- the tnpA gene encoding IS66 family insertion sequence element accessory protein TnpA: MSKPVEKHEWFRVAEAFEASGLTQKEFSAQRGVRLSTLQSWVYRRRRQQAEKGEAMRLLPVEVATTPPATESMLEVVVASGARLRFSLGTDVDYVAHLVAALGR, translated from the coding sequence ATGTCGAAGCCGGTGGAGAAGCACGAGTGGTTCCGGGTCGCCGAAGCATTTGAGGCGAGCGGGCTGACGCAGAAGGAGTTCTCCGCGCAGCGAGGAGTGCGGCTGAGCACGCTTCAGTCGTGGGTGTACCGGCGTCGGCGTCAGCAGGCCGAGAAGGGCGAGGCGATGCGCTTGCTGCCTGTGGAAGTCGCGACGACGCCCCCGGCAACGGAGTCGATGTTGGAGGTGGTGGTGGCCAGCGGAGCGCGCCTGCGATTCTCCTTGGGCACCGACGTGGACTATGTGGCCCACCTCGTCGCGGCGCTGGGGCGGTGA